A single Lolium perenne isolate Kyuss_39 chromosome 6, Kyuss_2.0, whole genome shotgun sequence DNA region contains:
- the LOC127309398 gene encoding putative invertase inhibitor: MRAPLTYAFFLLLISSTCESSTLEDTCKSFAAGHPSIGYSYCVRTFRADSASATADARGLFAIAARIAAAAANGTARRIAALRASEEDGRRRERLGVCAEVYSDAVDHLGEAAEDIARGEDRSTRDALTQLSAALDAPGTCEDAFGEADDTSPLAAEDAEFRKLATIALAVAASLAPQPSAPRISD, from the coding sequence ATGAGGGCGCCGCTCACCTACGCGTTCTTCCTCCTGCTCATCTCGTCAACCTGCGAGTCCTCCACGTTAGAAGACACATGTAAATCCTTCGCCGCAGGCCACCCGTCGATCGGCTACAGCTACTGCGTCAGGACCTTCCGCGCCGACAGCGCGAGCGCCACCGCCGACGCGCGCGGTCTCTTCGCCATAGCCGCTAGGATCGCGGCGGCGGCCGCCAACGGCACGGCCAGGCGCATCGCCGCATTGCGCGCCTCGGAGGAGGACGGCAGGAGGCGGGAGCGCCTCGGCGTTTGCGCGGAGGTGTACTCGGACGCCGTGGACCACCTGGGCGAGGCCGCGGAGGACATCGCGCGGGGCGAGGACAGGTCCACCCGGGACGCGCTCACGCAGCTCAGCGCGGCGCTGGACGCGCCCGGGACGTGCGAGGACGCGTTCGGCGAGGCCGACGACACGTCCCCGCTGGCCGCGGAGGACGCCGAGTTCAGGAAGCTAGCGACcatcgccctcgccgtcgcggcATCCCTGGCGCCGCAGCCATCGGCACCGAGGATTAGTGACTGA